From Gemmatimonadota bacterium:
CAGGAGACGCAGGAAGTCCTCGGGCGCGAGGTTCTTGAAGAAGTACGTGTGCGGGATGTCGTGCGTCTCGCGGAAGTGCCGGATCCCCTTCGAGATGCCGTCGGAGCCCGCGTCCACGTTCGGCCAGAACCAGAAGGTGGGCATGTCGAGCGCCTCGACCGCCAGCAGCGTCTCGCGCACCTCGTCCAGCGCGTTGGCGTACTCGGTGGTCACCGGATGCTGCATGACGACCAGGTAGTCCTCGGAGCGTGGATCGAAGCGGCTGCCCACCCCGGCGTACGACTCGAAGGGATCGAACGGCGGCGTCCCGTCGGCCGTCACGCGCGCGGCCAGGTCCACCGAAGGACAGCCCGTCACGAAGACCGTCGCGGGATCCTCCCCCATGCGCAGCACGCGCTCGCGGGCCGGCTCGTTGGACACGAAGTGCAGGTTGGACAGCTTGGTCACGGCGTGACGGACCTTCTCGTCCACCGACCCGGTCACCTCCCCGCCCTGCAGGTGGGCCACCGGCAGGTTCAGGTAGGAGGCCGCGATCGCGGTCGCGATGGTCTCGTAGCGATCGGCCACGCTGACCACCACGTCGGGACGCAGGTTGTCGAAGATGGTGGCCAGCTCCACCACGCCCAGCCCGGTGGACTTGGCGGTCGTCACCAGGTTCTCGCCTTCCACCACCATGTAGACGACCGCGTCCGGCTCGAAGCCGTCGTCGCGGATGACGTCCACCACGGGCCCGTAGCGCTCCAACAGAGCCGAGGCGCCCACCACGAGCTGCAGCTCCAGATCGGGATGGTCGCGGACCGCCTCCATGACGCTCTTCACCCGTGCGTAGCTGGGTCGGGCGGTGATGACGATGCAGACGCGCCGCCGTCCGTCGCGGCTCCCCGCGGTGCGCAGGATCACGCTCCCTCCTTCCCGGCTGCGGCTCCCATCAGCGCGGCCTCCAGCTTCTCCGCCATGAACACCTCGGTCTTCTCCATCGACTCCCAGGTCGCCCCTCCGATGTGGGGCGTCACCACCAGACGGTCTCCCCCCCGGGCGCGCTCGAGCAGCGCGGGCC
This genomic window contains:
- the neuC gene encoding UDP-N-acetylglucosamine 2-epimerase, with translation MILRTAGSRDGRRRVCIVITARPSYARVKSVMEAVRDHPDLELQLVVGASALLERYGPVVDVIRDDGFEPDAVVYMVVEGENLVTTAKSTGLGVVELATIFDNLRPDVVVSVADRYETIATAIAASYLNLPVAHLQGGEVTGSVDEKVRHAVTKLSNLHFVSNEPARERVLRMGEDPATVFVTGCPSVDLAARVTADGTPPFDPFESYAGVGSRFDPRSEDYLVVMQHPVTTEYANALDEVRETLLAVEALDMPTFWFWPNVDAGSDGISKGIRHFRETHDIPHTYFFKNLAPEDFLRLLARARCLIGNSSVGIREGAFLGVPVVNVGGRQQGRDRAGNVADVGYDKDAILEAARRQLAHGRYATSELYGNGTAGERVADLLATAPLRTDKRISY